Sequence from the Burkholderia sp. GAS332 genome:
CACACGCGCGGTCTCGAGCTTTCGATGACGGGCGAGATCGCGCCAAAGTGGTCCGTGTATGCGGGCTACGCGTATCTGAACGGAAACGTCGACGGTTCGCCGCAAGCGAGTTCAGCCGGGCTGGTGCTGCACGACAATACGCCGGGCTTGATGCCGCGTCATAGCGCGAGCGTGTGGATCAAACGTGATCTGAAGTACGGGTTCTACGCGGCTGGCGGTGCGCAGTTCCAGTCGGCGCGCTATACATCGGCGAGCGATGCGGTGACGTTGCCTTCGTTTGTGACGTTCGATCTCGGCGCGGGGTATCACGGCAAGAACGTCGACGTGGCCTTGACACTGGATAACCTGTTCGACCGCAAGTACTTCATCGCGGCACACGGCAACGCGGATATGTACAACATGCCGGGCGCACCGCGCACGCTGACGGTGTCGGCGCGGTGGCATATGTGATTGGTGTAATGCGTGGCATATGATGCGCTAAACGAAAAAACCGGGCAGTGCGCCCGGTTTTTCGTTTTACTCGTCGTAGTGAAACCGGCAGGCAATCACATAGACCTTTCCGTCTCTCGGCAGGTAAACCAAACGATCCGCGAGAGTGATGCGTCGTGACCAGAAGCCGCTTAAGCTGCCCACCAGCGCTTCCGGTTTTCCCGTACCGCGATAAGGATCGCGCCGGCACTCCTCTAGCAGCGTATTGATCTTGCGCAAGACCTTTCGATCAGTCTCTTGCCAGTACCGATAGTCGTCCCACGCTTCGTCCGTGAACATAAAAATGCTATCAGCCTTTGCGGCCTCCTCGTTGCGGCTTTTCTGTTTGTTCATCGGTCAGCAGGTCGCGCGAAGTCGCACCACCGGCATTCAACTGAGCGATAGATTTGGCAAGCCGCTGGGCGTTCTTCGATGAACTCAACAGATACAAGGTTTCCTGCATCGCATTGAAATCCTCGAGCGAAACCATGACCACATTTTCGCCGCTCTGCCGGGTTATCAGCATGGGCGTGTGATCGCGGCAGACGTCGTCCATCGCTTGCTTAAAGCCGGCCCGCGCCTCGCTATAAGTAAGGACGTTCATTCGTTTTCTCGATCTGAGAGGTTTCCCTCCAGTCGCTCCTGTCAAAAAGTTAGAGACGTTTCCACCGCCGAGCGGAGTACTTCTACCCCGTAGGCTGCCAAATGAGGCGGCGGCTTGCTGCACCAGAACCGCACGCATTCATTGTACAGATCACTGTACAAATCGGCAAACCTGGAACGGTGTAGGAACACGTCGTCCAACCAACACGAAGCATGCCCGCGAGCGCCCACACCCGCCACTCAGCCAAACGGCCAATCTCACTGCGGCAGCACCTCCCCCTTCGTCTCCGGCGCAAACGGAATCACGAACAGCCCCACGATAAACACCAGTGCCGTCAACGCCACCGGCACGCCGAGCGTATGCATATGCAACACTGCCGCGCCGAGCAGAAAGTTGACCCCCGCTCCGACAAACCGTCCGAACGACGTGCAGAACGCAAACGCCGTCGCACGCACCCGCGTCTCGAACTGCTCCGGCAGCCACAAGCTGAACAGCGCGAAATTACCGCCGAAGAAACCCAGCACGAAAAGCCATGCGATAAACGGCGCGAGCCCGTTCGGCAGATAGAACGCCCAGCCGAAACTGCCGACAATCGCCACCGCCATGCCAGTGAAGTAGATCGCCAACGTCTTCTTGCGGCCGATCCGCTCGGCCATCGGCGGCAACGCGAGACAGCCGAGTATCGTCGCAATCGACAGCAAGCCGGTCGCGAGCGACGCCGTCCTGATCGCATCGTTCTTCGCCATGCCGGCCTTCGTCGCCAGTTGAATCACCGCCGATGGCTCGTACACCGCGCCCGCCCACAAACCAACAATCGCGATGGTCAGCAGAATGCACGCGACCCACGTGCGGCGCCGATAGGTCGGCCCGAGAATTTCGCGCAACGGTTTGACCGGCACGGTGCCCGCCTCCGCCTTCTGCCACTTCTCCGTTTCCTTCACGCGCAGCAGCACCAGAATCGCGACCACGACCGGCACCGCGCCGGTCAGGAACATCGCGCGCCAGCCGAAGTGCACGCCGATCGTATAGTTGAGCGCGGCCGCCAGAAAGAATCCGGCGTAGTAGCCCGTTTGCAGATAACCCGCACCCATCTTGCGGCGATCTTCCGGCCATGACTCGGCCACATACGTCCCCGCCAACGCCCACTCGCCGCCAATGCCGACCCCGGCAATGAAGCGATAGATGGCAAGCTCCCACACGTTGTGCGAGGTCGCGGCCAGTCCCGTGAAAATGGCGAACGTGAAAATGGTGCCCGCCAGCACCTTGGTGCGGCCGAAGCGGTCCGCCAACGGCCCCCAGATGAACGACAGCCCCCAGCCGACCAGAAACAGTGCGAACAGAATCGAACCGGCGAGGCCGACATTCGCGGGCGTCGCGGCGTACCCCGAACGCGGCAACAACTCGGTCAACGCCGGCGTCAACACAAGCGCGTAGATGAACGAGTCCATCCCGTCGAGCGTCCAGCCGGCCCATGCGCCCCAAAACCCTGCGATCTGCGAACGATTGAGCGGCGTGCGGCGCCGCGCGACCGACGTGCGGTCGGTTAGTGAATTCATCATGCTCCTCCGGCCCTGCGGTTGACGTACGTGGCGTACGTGACTGACATAAAGGGAACGACGGGATCGCGCGCTTGTTACTGAACCGGTGCGCCTCGTATAACGTTGAGAGATACGGCGCTGAGAGGACACCACAGACCGCCGGTGGTGAAAAACTTTCCGGGTTTGCCCGCCTGCAAAGTGCGCAATTTCATATATAATATTCGATATCATGAGCGACGCAATCGATGGTTTTCCCCTGGACGCCCCGGCGCGCAGCCCGCTTCTACCGGCTGCGGCGCCGCGTGAGAGCATGTCCCACGTCATCGCGGAGGCGCTGCGCGCGGCAATTGTCGACGGCACCCTGGCACCGGGTGCGCCGCTGCGGCAAGACGCAATCGCACGGCATTTCTCGGTCAGCGCAATTCCTGTGCGCGAGGCCTTGCGCCAGCTCGAAAGCGAAGGCTGGGCCAGGACCGCTGTGCATAAAGGCGCGACCGTCGCGCCGTTGTCGGCGGATGAAGCGCGCGAAATCTACGAAATCCGCTCCGCGCTGGAGAGCCTTGCCATCGGCCTCGCCATTCCGAATCACACCGCCGCCACGCTGCGTGAAGCCGCCGGCCTGTGCCGTGCCGCTGAACGCGAGTCGGACCCGTCGTTGTACGTCGGGCGCAATGAGGCGTTCCATATGAGCCTGTACGCACCCGCCGCCCGTCCGCAACTCGAGGACATGATCGGCACGCTGCATCGGCGCGGTGAACGGTATCTGCGCCTGAAGTTCGGCTTGCCGTCGTACAAAGGCGAGTCGGACAATGAACACGCCGCCTTGCTCGACGCGGTACAACGCCGCGATATTCCTGCTGCACAGTCGCTGGTCGTCGCGCATCTGCTCGGCACCGGCGACCTGCTTCATCGTTTCCTGACCGAACGCGCGCAGGCGGAAGCCGCGCTTGCGAATCAACCCAAGCCGCGCGCCAGACGCACGCGCACCACTTCCGGGAGCTGAATCCGCCGATGAACCGACCCGCCGAAGCCGCCGACGCTTCCACCCCCGCACGTTCCTGGACCACGCGCCGCGACGAAAAGAACCGTCGCCTCGCGGCCATTGCGCCATGGCTGGAAGACGGCATCCTGCCGACAAACCGCATCATCGATGCACTCGAAACGCTGATTCAACCGGGCGACCGCGTCGCACTCGAGGGCGACAATCAGAAACAGGCCGACTTCCTGTCCCGGTCGCTCGCCAAGGTGGATCCGCAAAAAATCCACGACGTGCATCTGCTGATTTCGAGCATCGGCCGTCCTGAGCATCTGACGTTGTTCGAGCGCGGCATCGCGCACAAAGTCGATTTCTCGTTTGCCGGGCCGCAGAGTTTGCGCGTCGCGCAGTTGCTCGAAGACGGCCAGCTGGAAATCGGCTCGATCTACACGTACGTCGAGTTGTACGCGCGGATGTTCGTGGATCTGACGCCGCACGTCGCGCTGTTGTGCGCGGACAAGGCCGACCGTCACGGCAATCTGTACACCGGTCCGAACACGGAAGACACGCCGACCATCGCCGAAGCCGCCGCGTTCCGGCACGGCATCGTGATCGTGCAGGTCAACGAAATCGTCGATGAACTGCCGCGCGTCGATATTCCGGGCTCGTGGGTCGACGTGGTCGTCGAGGCGGATCGGCCCTTCGCGGTCGAACCGCTCTTCACGCGCGACCCACGGCATATCGGCGACCTGCAGGTGCTCACCGCGATGATGGTGATTCGCGGCATCTACGAACCGTATGGCGTCACGTCACTGAATCACGGCATTGGCTTCGATACCGCGGCGATCGAATTGCTGTTGCCCACTTACGGCGAATCGCTCGGTCTGAAAGGCAAGATCTGCCGCAACTGGACGCTCAACCCGCATCCCACCATGATCCCCGCGATCGAATCGGGCTGGGTCGACAGCATCCATTGCTTCGGCAGCGAAGTCGGCATGGAGGCGTACATCGAAGCGCGCCCTGACGTATTTTTTACGGGCAACGACGGCAGCCTGCGCTCGAACCGTGTGCTCTGCCAACTGGCCGGTCAATACGGCGTCGATCTGTTTATCGGCTCGACCTTGCAGATCGACGCGGACGCGAATTCATCGACGGTCACGCGCGGCCGCCTGGCCGGCTTCGGGGGCGCGCCGAACATGGGTCACGATCCGCGCGGCCGGCGTCATTCGAGCGAAGCGTGGCTCAAGCTGCTGAAGGATCAAGGTCCGGTCTCGCGCGGACAGAAGCTGGTCGTACAGATGGCCGAGACTTACAAGAAAGGCGGCGAACCGACCTTTGTCGATGAACTCGATGCGGTCGCCGTC
This genomic interval carries:
- a CDS encoding toxin YoeB; this translates as MNKQKSRNEEAAKADSIFMFTDEAWDDYRYWQETDRKVLRKINTLLEECRRDPYRGTGKPEALVGSLSGFWSRRITLADRLVYLPRDGKVYVIACRFHYDE
- a CDS encoding antitoxin YefM codes for the protein MNVLTYSEARAGFKQAMDDVCRDHTPMLITRQSGENVVMVSLEDFNAMQETLYLLSSSKNAQRLAKSIAQLNAGGATSRDLLTDEQTEKPQRGGRKG
- a CDS encoding Sugar transporter; the encoded protein is MNSLTDRTSVARRRTPLNRSQIAGFWGAWAGWTLDGMDSFIYALVLTPALTELLPRSGYAATPANVGLAGSILFALFLVGWGLSFIWGPLADRFGRTKVLAGTIFTFAIFTGLAATSHNVWELAIYRFIAGVGIGGEWALAGTYVAESWPEDRRKMGAGYLQTGYYAGFFLAAALNYTIGVHFGWRAMFLTGAVPVVVAILVLLRVKETEKWQKAEAGTVPVKPLREILGPTYRRRTWVACILLTIAIVGLWAGAVYEPSAVIQLATKAGMAKNDAIRTASLATGLLSIATILGCLALPPMAERIGRKKTLAIYFTGMAVAIVGSFGWAFYLPNGLAPFIAWLFVLGFFGGNFALFSLWLPEQFETRVRATAFAFCTSFGRFVGAGVNFLLGAAVLHMHTLGVPVALTALVFIVGLFVIPFAPETKGEVLPQ
- a CDS encoding transcriptional regulator, GntR family — protein: MSDAIDGFPLDAPARSPLLPAAAPRESMSHVIAEALRAAIVDGTLAPGAPLRQDAIARHFSVSAIPVREALRQLESEGWARTAVHKGATVAPLSADEAREIYEIRSALESLAIGLAIPNHTAATLREAAGLCRAAERESDPSLYVGRNEAFHMSLYAPAARPQLEDMIGTLHRRGERYLRLKFGLPSYKGESDNEHAALLDAVQRRDIPAAQSLVVAHLLGTGDLLHRFLTERAQAEAALANQPKPRARRTRTTSGS
- a CDS encoding malonate decarboxylase alpha subunit, whose product is MNRPAEAADASTPARSWTTRRDEKNRRLAAIAPWLEDGILPTNRIIDALETLIQPGDRVALEGDNQKQADFLSRSLAKVDPQKIHDVHLLISSIGRPEHLTLFERGIAHKVDFSFAGPQSLRVAQLLEDGQLEIGSIYTYVELYARMFVDLTPHVALLCADKADRHGNLYTGPNTEDTPTIAEAAAFRHGIVIVQVNEIVDELPRVDIPGSWVDVVVEADRPFAVEPLFTRDPRHIGDLQVLTAMMVIRGIYEPYGVTSLNHGIGFDTAAIELLLPTYGESLGLKGKICRNWTLNPHPTMIPAIESGWVDSIHCFGSEVGMEAYIEARPDVFFTGNDGSLRSNRVLCQLAGQYGVDLFIGSTLQIDADANSSTVTRGRLAGFGGAPNMGHDPRGRRHSSEAWLKLLKDQGPVSRGQKLVVQMAETYKKGGEPTFVDELDAVAVGAKSGMPIAPVMIYGDDVSHVVTEEGIAYLHKAEGLDERRAALAAVAGVTPIGLRAKPDKTAELRRRGIVAYPEDLGIRRGEAKRSLLAARSIDDLVTWSGGLYAPPARFRSW